The segment AAGACCCCACCTTTCTCTTCAACTCCCTGAACCAGACACACGGTGCCAGATTTCATCTGCACCAGCAACTGGTTCCCAAAGGTCTGCACGATGGCAATGCCATCATCACGATTTTGGACGGGTAGAAAGGCTTTCCATGCAACTACCAGGTTCAAGCGGTCCAGATCGGAAGTAGACGGCACAGAACCACGGGATGAGACGATCCGGTCTTGTGCACCCGCCCAAGTGGTACAAAGGAGTACCAGCCCACAGGAAATTGTCCGCAAGAACATACGCGTTGCACCCCACTTCAAAAATTACCCACTTTAATGTAACGGACGAAACTTTAGTTTGTTAGCAGAAATTCCTGAAGAAAGGGGAGAATCTTTGCGTTTTGGTCGGTTTATAACGGTAGATACATCACAACTTCGTTTTCAGAGAAAATTTCCAACCGTACCGTGGCAAAAATATCAAAAATGAATGAAAATTCATTAATTATTTGCATTGGTAATTTCTCCATCAATGGAGAAATTGAAAAGTTTTTTCGTGGAAACAAAAAAATGTTGCTAAACTAAACACAATTATCTTTCTCTGTTGGTTATATGGCGGCCAGTCTGAACAATGCAGCCAGTGAATGAAGTTATTTCGCAAGCGATTCCGGATTCGTTTGCAAGCATGAATCTGATCCTGCCTTTACAACAAGCACTTGCATCTGCGGGTTACGTGAAACCTTCCCCAATTCAGGCACGGTTGATTCCCGTTGCTCTGAAGGGCGTGGATGTGGTGGGTCAGGCACAAACCGGTACAGGCAAAACGGCAGCTTTTTTACTGCCATTTATGAACCAGTGGCGTGGTGGCAAACTTTCGATGCCACAGGCATTGGTTATCGCGCCCACACGCGAATTGGCCAAGCAGGTTGCTGAAGAAGCAGAAAAATTATCCCCAAGCCGGTTTTTCAAAACCGTTGTCGTTTACGGCGGGGCTAACATTCGCAGACAAATCCAACAAATCGAAAGTGGCTGCACGCTGCTCGTTGGTACCCCCGGTCGGATTATCGATCTCTTACAGCAGCGAGCATTATCCCTCGATCACCTGCGTTACGTGGTGATGGATGAAGCGGACAGGATGCTGGATATTGGATTCCGGCCCCAGATCGAGCGGATTATGCGAAAAGCGCCCGCTGAACGGCAGACGTTGTTGATGTCTGCAACCTGGGCGCCACCGATCATCAAGATGACGCAGAAATACATGCGTGATCCCGTTCACATCAACATCACACCGGAAACAATGACGGTTGAGAAAATCGACCAGAAGTACATCACCGTCGATGCGGGTAAAAAGGTTGACTTGCTGCTCTGGTTAATCCAGAAAGAAATGCCGAAACAGAGCATCATCTTTGTGGAACGGAAAAAAACTGCCGATGTGTTGTTCCGAAAAGTACAAAGTAGCATCCCTTCCAGTGCCGCGATCCATGGTGACCTGGACCAGCGAGATCGGGAAAAAATTATGGCACGGTTTCGTGAGGGCAGCATCAGCATGCTGATCGCCACCGATGTCATGTCGCGCGGGATCGATGTTTCGGGAATTACCCACATCATCAACTACGATCTTCCTACCGATTTCGATAATTATGTGCACCGGATTGGACGCACCGGGCGGATGGGTGCGGATGGTATTGCAATCTCATTCGTGACGCCAGAGCAGGGCAGTATTCTGACGGGCATCGAACAAACAATCAACCGCCTGATTCCTGCATTTAATGTGGAAGGGTTTGTGCCTTTTGAAAAGAAAGAGAAAGTAAAAGAAGAGGCACCTCCTTCGCAACCAGTTTACGGCAGATCCGGTCGTAAGTACTCAAATCGTCTGTAGTTATGGTAATTCGTATGACCCACGGATAAATCCCGAGTCGGCGGGGGCCTGGTATTCAATGTCCAGATCGGGCGTATCCAGTTTTTTCTTCTGCAGGCGAGCATCCAGTACCCAATCCAGAATCCCACCTGTCAACATGGTGCGTTCTACTGGGTAGGGCGGTTTGCCGGTATTGAAGAAATCTTCCACTTTTCTGCCCAGTGCTTCCAGAAATGCTGCCCCAGGTGGGGGTGGCAAGAAAAAGAGCGTTGAAATCGGCTCGTCTTTCCCAGCAATGGTTGCGGCAAAAGTTTCATCGGAAACATGGCCATCCAGTTGCAGTACGGTCGCTTTCAGCCCATCGCGGTATTCCAATAGAAATGCTCTCGGCGATTGAACATCCGTGTCGCCCAGCTTTCCGGGTCGGAAGTGCTGGCAATTTTCACGTGGGTCACCATTATTGCGGGACGGACTTCGCTTTAAGGCAGCATCGAGAAGTTTCCAGGACCAGAGACCGGCATCACCTGCTTTCCAGACTTCTGGTCCAGCGAGATATTGCACTGATTTGACACCCTGCTGGGCACGCCCTCGAAATCTGCGTTCCACCATCGTCTGAAGTGCTTCAAGTGCATGAATGCCGTAAATCTCTACTCCGGAACGACTTACGACTAACGCTTCCTTCATTGGGGTGCCGAGTTCCAGTTCCAGTTCTGGGCGACGATAAGTCACAGGCAGGCTCGATCCAGCCATCAACGGAAAGCCCATTTTTCTGGCCGCTGCAACCATCTCGAAGCCACGCTTTCGGTCGTAGCTGAGGTGTTTATCAACAAAGACCGGTACTACTTGTTCTGTTTCATGAAAAATCTTTAATATTTCCTGGAAGTACTCGAAACGTGGGTAGAGAATCTGGCCTTTTTTGTTCACAGGGTAATTACCGTGTTCGCCAATCAGCATGATTCCTTCGACTGCAAGCTTCTTTTCTGCTTGTTTCAAGGCGCTGGGAATCGTGGGAGCATCAAACACACCAAATTGTTCACAGATTCGTTTAGTCAAATCATTTTCAGGGCGTTGTTCTGTGTAAATCGACCCCACCCCGAAGTCGGGGAAATGGTGCTTGCCGTTAAGCCAATAGCCATTGAGAAATCGCCCACCAAGATGGTAAGAGTGGGACAGATAGCGGTATACTGTAGTTAAAATCGCCAGCTTTTTTGTGGCTTGTTTTTTGCGACGTGGCGGCTGGGCCAGCAAGTATTCTTCACCACGAAGCATACCAGGTAGGCCTGCCGTAACTCCAGCTCCTGCAAGCAGTTGCTGCAATAGAACGCGTCGATTCATCAGTAGTCTCCCTGCCCACAGAAAATTAGCGTGGGGCCAGCATCTGATAATCCGGATCTTCAGGATCGGCTGTCAAACGATAGATTTCCCGAAGGATTTCTCTTCGGCAT is part of the Zavarzinella sp. genome and harbors:
- a CDS encoding DEAD/DEAH box helicase; translation: MNLILPLQQALASAGYVKPSPIQARLIPVALKGVDVVGQAQTGTGKTAAFLLPFMNQWRGGKLSMPQALVIAPTRELAKQVAEEAEKLSPSRFFKTVVVYGGANIRRQIQQIESGCTLLVGTPGRIIDLLQQRALSLDHLRYVVMDEADRMLDIGFRPQIERIMRKAPAERQTLLMSATWAPPIIKMTQKYMRDPVHINITPETMTVEKIDQKYITVDAGKKVDLLLWLIQKEMPKQSIIFVERKKTADVLFRKVQSSIPSSAAIHGDLDQRDREKIMARFREGSISMLIATDVMSRGIDVSGITHIINYDLPTDFDNYVHRIGRTGRMGADGIAISFVTPEQGSILTGIEQTINRLIPAFNVEGFVPFEKKEKVKEEAPPSQPVYGRSGRKYSNRL